One genomic region from Halococcus qingdaonensis encodes:
- a CDS encoding PIN domain-containing protein translates to MILDTSYLIDLFAGVEAAFEKGVGFTERRAVQRVPSPVVMELTYGAAFSDEDERRNVRNALRMYPIVDQTAPIARRAGELLARADADGDSGIGKVDPMIAAVADTHDEPVVTDNVRNFRALGVDVETY, encoded by the coding sequence GTGATCCTCGACACGTCGTATCTCATTGATCTGTTCGCCGGCGTCGAAGCGGCATTCGAGAAGGGTGTCGGATTCACTGAACGACGGGCCGTTCAGCGGGTTCCATCGCCAGTCGTCATGGAGCTCACCTACGGTGCGGCGTTCAGCGATGAAGACGAGCGCAGAAACGTCCGGAACGCGCTTCGGATGTACCCGATCGTCGACCAGACTGCACCCATTGCTCGACGTGCGGGCGAACTCCTTGCACGTGCGGACGCCGACGGTGACAGCGGTATCGGCAAAGTCGATCCGATGATTGCGGCCGTCGCGGATACACACGACGAACCAGTCGTTACCGACAACGTGCGCAACTTTCGAGCGCTCGGCGTCGACGTCGAAACGTACTGA
- a CDS encoding AAA family ATPase — translation MVYSGPDVFLAPYGSDAALENFQRTVLNGVSTEGISTHTDRSFEDGNTRVWGTKETVEGSWKKVTSGDYLLFYRDGLYTHAVRVLGTEKNADLGREIWPNYESGSPWVCVIYLDEPNEINVDSSVVHGLAGDDIDYTMGFRPLSDIGTGGIRGKYGSVEAFANSDTSEKSAQVNVDKSLSIDIPAKILSDLQFPEDQDSTITNQISSALNTGKHVILTGPPGTGKTEIARSVCAYLADEYDSQYTGYQMTTATADWSTFETVGGYMPKEGDSDLRFEPGQVLRRFKQDGMQRNELLIVDEINRSDIDKSFGQLFTLLSGQGVQLPFKSEGEEIEIHPGKKFEGELKPHQYVKPASWRLFATMNSYDKTSLYELSYAFMRRFSFIHVPAPTIPETSDKRTTLMKKYASVWGLSPTEETIQDVSDVWYAANTAIQDRKIGPAIVKDILSHVGQSPDDHKARKRALTQAISNYLYPQLEGVPRRKQMVERIVSTGVVNGSVLRRLAGDILGVEIDTNE, via the coding sequence ATGGTCTATAGCGGTCCCGATGTGTTCTTGGCACCATATGGCAGTGATGCGGCGCTCGAAAACTTTCAGCGAACAGTTCTGAATGGTGTCAGCACAGAAGGAATCTCTACTCACACAGATCGGTCATTTGAGGACGGGAATACCAGGGTATGGGGTACAAAAGAAACTGTAGAGGGATCGTGGAAGAAGGTCACCAGCGGGGATTATCTCTTATTCTATCGCGATGGACTGTACACACACGCAGTAAGGGTTCTGGGTACCGAAAAGAACGCAGACCTCGGCCGCGAGATATGGCCAAACTACGAATCTGGTTCACCCTGGGTCTGTGTCATATATCTCGACGAACCGAACGAAATCAATGTTGACTCGTCAGTAGTTCACGGACTCGCTGGAGACGACATTGACTATACTATGGGGTTCCGTCCGTTGAGCGATATTGGGACTGGCGGAATTCGCGGAAAGTACGGGTCAGTCGAGGCCTTTGCCAATAGTGATACCAGTGAGAAATCTGCGCAGGTCAATGTCGACAAATCACTTTCTATCGATATTCCTGCAAAAATCCTCTCAGATCTTCAGTTCCCAGAAGATCAAGATAGTACGATCACCAATCAGATTAGTTCTGCACTCAACACCGGTAAGCACGTTATTCTTACTGGTCCACCAGGCACCGGGAAAACCGAAATCGCGCGATCCGTTTGTGCGTATCTGGCTGATGAGTATGACTCTCAGTACACGGGTTATCAGATGACGACCGCAACCGCCGACTGGTCCACGTTCGAAACGGTTGGCGGTTACATGCCGAAAGAAGGCGACAGTGATCTCAGATTTGAGCCGGGACAGGTATTGAGGCGATTCAAACAGGACGGTATGCAACGAAACGAGCTGTTGATCGTCGACGAAATAAATCGCTCTGACATTGACAAATCATTCGGGCAGCTTTTTACGCTTCTTTCCGGTCAGGGGGTTCAGTTGCCATTCAAGTCCGAGGGTGAAGAAATCGAGATCCACCCCGGAAAAAAGTTTGAGGGGGAGCTAAAACCGCACCAGTATGTGAAGCCTGCGTCATGGCGACTGTTCGCTACGATGAATAGCTATGATAAGACATCTCTCTACGAACTCTCGTACGCCTTCATGCGGCGCTTTTCGTTCATTCACGTTCCAGCACCAACGATTCCGGAAACAAGCGACAAAAGAACCACGCTAATGAAGAAGTACGCAAGCGTTTGGGGACTCTCACCGACGGAGGAGACTATTCAGGACGTTAGCGATGTGTGGTATGCAGCCAACACCGCAATACAGGACAGGAAGATTGGACCCGCTATTGTCAAAGATATCCTGTCACATGTCGGTCAATCACCTGATGATCATAAAGCCCGCAAACGGGCGCTTACACAGGCAATATCGAATTATCTCTATCCGCAGCTAGAAGGTGTTCCACGCCGGAAACAGATGGTTGAGCGGATCGTGTCTACTGGGGTGGTGAACGGTTCGGTTTTGCGACGACTCGCTGGTGATATACTCGGTGTTGAAATCGATACGAATGAATAG
- a CDS encoding ISH3 family transposase encodes MLELPQPDGFLSAWDVKGVAADVIGELPLPGIEGSPLDPGDIWSVVILASTNQSSIREVCAENHEAPCDDTVFEWLHTLDRGWLEFAANLLFMQLAMTILDPDRSRIVSIDFVDNPYHGTYSDEVGELCRMSPKDGTTTCHRYCTAYLVSNGKPITLAMTYVRSDEKQADAVERVLDRVEAYPFEIELLLADSGFYNERVIRRSREIAATVVPVAEKGDRLEEKLETHKSYMTTYRMYKDSERELRFPLAVSVSYQNGDRGKHGEVVRGYAACDLGDRTPTQVEHCYRKRSAIESSYRLFRSARAVTSTQDPIVRFAFVVVSFLLENLWLVLRWAVVARPRRGGRDLPEEFTFSVFCDWIRHALEEELERRWKIEMNGVGVPDAYTAAAG; translated from the coding sequence GTGTTAGAATTACCGCAACCAGACGGCTTCCTTTCGGCGTGGGATGTCAAAGGTGTAGCGGCGGATGTGATCGGAGAGCTTCCCTTGCCAGGGATCGAGGGCTCGCCCCTCGATCCTGGCGACATCTGGTCCGTCGTTATCCTTGCCAGCACCAATCAGAGCTCCATTCGAGAGGTCTGTGCCGAGAATCACGAGGCTCCCTGTGACGATACTGTCTTCGAGTGGCTCCACACGCTCGATCGAGGCTGGCTCGAATTCGCCGCTAACCTCCTGTTCATGCAGTTGGCTATGACGATCCTCGACCCTGACCGGTCGAGGATCGTCTCCATCGATTTCGTCGATAACCCCTATCACGGCACCTACAGCGACGAGGTAGGCGAACTCTGTCGAATGAGCCCCAAAGACGGTACCACGACCTGCCACCGATACTGCACTGCTTACCTCGTCTCGAACGGGAAACCGATCACGCTCGCGATGACGTACGTCCGCAGCGACGAGAAGCAGGCCGACGCGGTCGAGCGCGTCCTCGACCGCGTCGAGGCCTATCCCTTCGAGATCGAGCTGCTACTGGCTGATTCGGGCTTCTACAACGAGCGCGTCATCCGCCGCTCACGAGAGATCGCCGCGACTGTCGTGCCGGTCGCCGAGAAAGGCGACCGGCTCGAAGAGAAGCTTGAGACGCACAAATCGTACATGACGACCTACCGGATGTACAAGGACAGCGAGCGGGAACTGCGCTTCCCGCTCGCAGTCTCTGTCTCGTATCAGAACGGCGATCGCGGCAAGCATGGTGAAGTGGTCCGAGGGTACGCGGCGTGCGATCTGGGCGATCGCACGCCTACACAGGTCGAACACTGCTACCGAAAGCGGTCAGCGATCGAATCGAGCTACCGTCTGTTTCGGAGTGCACGAGCGGTAACGTCGACGCAAGATCCGATCGTGCGGTTTGCGTTCGTGGTGGTGAGCTTTCTGCTGGAGAACCTGTGGTTGGTGCTACGATGGGCGGTCGTCGCCCGCCCTCGCCGAGGCGGGCGCGACCTGCCCGAGGAGTTCACGTTCTCGGTGTTCTGTGACTGGATTCGACACGCGTTGGAAGAAGAGTTGGAGCGGCGGTGGAAGATCGAGATGAATGGTGTCGGCGTGCCGGACGCATACACCGCGGCCGCGGGCTGA
- a CDS encoding aldo/keto reductase — MDYTTLGATGLTVSELCFGTWRFGKRTGDVLETDEEQAHELLDRAADHGINFIDTANVYGDPSGTAEEYIGNWLDDRDRNDYVLASKVYFDYGDGPNESGLGRKHIRTQIEGTLDRLGTDYLDLYYIHRFDENTPIRETLRTLNDLVRKGKVNYLGASTMAGWQLTKALWQSDVENLERFDVTQPLFHAAYYEDVEEYLEVCADQDLAVCPYSPLAGGFLTGKYERAGEGVHDVESPDGSRGTFDEFFDDYYVSERGWDVLDTVREIANELDASPPQVALRWLIERNEFTCVPIVGARTTDQLDENVGAVDISLSDDQRGRIDAAREGEQ, encoded by the coding sequence GTGGACTACACGACACTCGGCGCGACCGGCCTGACGGTCTCGGAACTCTGCTTCGGCACGTGGCGCTTCGGCAAGCGCACCGGCGACGTGCTCGAAACCGACGAGGAGCAGGCCCACGAACTGCTCGATCGCGCGGCCGATCACGGTATCAACTTCATCGACACCGCGAACGTCTACGGCGATCCCTCGGGCACCGCCGAGGAGTACATCGGCAACTGGCTCGACGACCGCGATCGCAACGACTACGTGCTCGCCTCGAAGGTCTACTTCGACTACGGCGACGGCCCGAACGAGAGCGGGCTCGGTCGCAAACACATCCGTACGCAGATCGAGGGCACCCTCGACAGGCTCGGCACCGACTATCTCGACCTCTACTACATCCACCGCTTCGACGAGAACACCCCGATCCGTGAGACCCTCAGAACCCTGAACGACCTCGTGCGCAAGGGGAAGGTCAACTACCTCGGCGCGAGCACGATGGCCGGCTGGCAGCTCACGAAGGCGCTCTGGCAGTCCGACGTCGAGAACCTCGAACGGTTCGACGTCACCCAGCCGCTCTTTCACGCCGCCTACTACGAGGACGTCGAGGAGTATCTGGAGGTCTGTGCCGACCAGGACCTCGCCGTCTGCCCGTACTCGCCGCTCGCCGGTGGCTTCCTCACGGGCAAGTACGAGCGCGCCGGCGAGGGCGTCCACGACGTCGAGTCGCCCGACGGCTCGCGGGGCACCTTCGACGAGTTCTTCGACGACTACTACGTCTCCGAGCGCGGCTGGGACGTACTCGATACGGTCCGCGAGATCGCCAACGAGCTCGACGCCAGCCCGCCACAGGTCGCGCTGCGCTGGCTGATCGAACGGAACGAGTTCACCTGCGTGCCGATCGTCGGCGCGCGCACGACCGACCAGCTCGACGAGAACGTCGGTGCGGTCGACATCTCCCTCTCGGACGATCAGCGCGGGCGCATCGACGCCGCACGCGAAGGCGAACAGTAA
- a CDS encoding MOSC domain-containing protein gives MSNAHVRSIQVGTPEPHGTAGATDPMEQPWRTGFYKDPVDEELFLDETNLDGDEQADLKHHGGPEKAVCVYPTEHYSYWDDELGLDLGPAAFGENFTITGLTENEACIGDIYDFGKATVQITQPRSPCWKLARRWRTKDLATQFEETGYTGWYLRVLETGTVAPDQSMTLIDRPNPDWSVARATKVRYRMPDDRELASELAAIDALGESWTDKLSHRAETGEQVYSTARVIGPNADADADPDSSN, from the coding sequence ATGAGCAACGCACACGTTCGTTCGATTCAGGTTGGGACGCCCGAACCGCACGGCACGGCGGGTGCGACCGATCCGATGGAACAGCCGTGGCGGACAGGGTTCTACAAGGACCCCGTCGATGAAGAGCTGTTCCTCGACGAAACGAACCTCGACGGCGACGAACAGGCGGATCTGAAACATCACGGCGGGCCGGAGAAGGCCGTCTGTGTCTACCCGACCGAACACTACTCTTACTGGGACGACGAACTCGGCCTCGATCTCGGCCCGGCGGCGTTCGGCGAGAACTTCACGATCACCGGACTCACCGAGAACGAAGCTTGTATCGGCGACATCTACGACTTCGGGAAGGCAACGGTGCAGATCACGCAGCCACGGTCGCCGTGCTGGAAGCTCGCTCGTCGCTGGCGGACGAAAGACCTCGCCACTCAGTTCGAGGAAACCGGCTATACGGGCTGGTATCTCCGCGTGTTGGAGACGGGGACGGTCGCTCCCGACCAGTCGATGACGCTGATCGATCGGCCGAATCCCGACTGGTCGGTCGCCCGGGCAACGAAGGTACGCTATCGAATGCCGGACGATCGCGAGCTGGCCAGCGAGCTCGCCGCCATCGACGCGCTCGGCGAGAGCTGGACGGACAAGCTTAGCCATCGGGCCGAAACGGGCGAACAGGTGTACTCGACGGCACGCGTCATCGGGCCGAACGCGGATGCCGATGCCGACCCGGATTCCTCGAACTAG
- a CDS encoding cupin domain-containing protein, giving the protein MEKVSIEDVDIVNNPLGVHSVRKPVSRDLGTDSFAMNYFELEPGESFSGGLHAHHDQEEVFHVQEGTATFEVGRDREEHEVAAGELIRFAPGEFQMGKNDSDERVVGFALGAPKARHDFDEMESVVHCRECDEETAHDTVLTDQGAFAFTCAECGNEFTIG; this is encoded by the coding sequence ATGGAGAAGGTCAGCATCGAGGATGTAGATATCGTCAACAACCCGCTCGGCGTGCATTCGGTCCGCAAACCCGTCTCACGCGATCTCGGCACCGACTCGTTCGCGATGAACTACTTCGAACTCGAACCCGGCGAGTCCTTCTCGGGCGGGCTCCACGCCCACCACGATCAGGAGGAGGTGTTCCACGTCCAGGAGGGAACGGCGACCTTCGAGGTGGGTCGCGACCGCGAGGAACACGAGGTGGCCGCGGGCGAGCTCATCCGCTTCGCACCCGGCGAGTTCCAGATGGGCAAGAACGACTCCGACGAGCGCGTGGTGGGGTTCGCCCTCGGCGCGCCGAAGGCCCGCCACGATTTCGACGAGATGGAGTCGGTCGTCCACTGCCGCGAATGTGACGAGGAAACCGCCCACGACACCGTCCTTACCGATCAGGGTGCCTTCGCGTTCACCTGCGCCGAGTGTGGCAACGAGTTCACCATCGGCTAA
- a CDS encoding metallophosphoesterase: MADTCYLISDLHIGGDEQLTQVDFLDELLGFLRELEASDEDAELVINGDAFGLWEFTEIEGPAKFDALLDRYPELFEQLRATGEEVPITLIPGNHDYELAAHDEYVDRLAAYNVTLEQEIAISREIGDHTIHIEHGMQEDPSNRIPDFGNPYANPPGYFVNRHITSRAGRLSGRGKYNWLKDIQAVTPMTRIPDWLLSNYFYREMSGWLRYASVPFFLLFNLSVLYLGVYALDAVGIWSRPMTIVEGVLDVFGPVGTVIDVVLAANVVFIVLLLLISIPLYVLARDVRKTLRRFGLAQSEGDDRDPTAKYNDRARDVFAETPDTAVFLYGHTHRASVTEIEDRLVINTGTWLKRLRRVEPVLGILPSVFYASYRLNYVRLTGADDGSVVVDCDVVDKPDPGEETLLQRLLTPAPNPREEFPVHRRVDPSDGTDTESSARSANSRREQ; encoded by the coding sequence ATGGCCGATACCTGCTATCTGATCAGCGATCTCCACATCGGGGGCGACGAACAGCTCACACAGGTCGACTTCCTCGACGAACTGCTCGGCTTTCTCCGTGAACTCGAAGCGAGCGACGAGGACGCCGAACTCGTCATCAACGGCGACGCGTTCGGCCTCTGGGAGTTCACGGAGATCGAGGGGCCGGCGAAGTTCGACGCGCTACTCGATCGCTACCCCGAACTGTTCGAACAGCTCCGGGCGACGGGGGAGGAGGTGCCGATCACGCTCATCCCGGGCAACCACGATTACGAGCTCGCGGCACACGACGAATACGTCGATCGACTGGCGGCGTACAACGTCACCCTCGAACAGGAGATCGCCATCAGCCGCGAGATCGGTGATCACACGATCCACATCGAACACGGCATGCAGGAGGACCCGAGCAACCGGATTCCGGACTTCGGGAACCCGTACGCGAACCCGCCCGGCTACTTCGTGAACCGACATATCACGAGTCGGGCCGGCCGGCTCTCGGGCCGGGGGAAGTACAACTGGCTCAAGGACATCCAGGCCGTGACGCCGATGACGCGCATTCCCGACTGGCTGCTCTCGAACTACTTCTACCGCGAGATGAGCGGCTGGCTCAGATACGCCTCGGTTCCCTTCTTCCTCCTGTTCAATCTGAGCGTGCTGTATCTCGGTGTCTACGCGTTGGACGCCGTCGGCATCTGGTCGCGCCCGATGACCATCGTGGAGGGAGTTCTGGACGTGTTCGGGCCGGTCGGGACGGTGATCGACGTCGTTCTCGCGGCCAACGTCGTGTTCATCGTGCTGCTGCTCCTCATCTCGATCCCGTTGTACGTCCTCGCGAGGGACGTGCGCAAAACGCTTCGACGATTTGGACTCGCTCAGAGCGAGGGTGACGACCGTGATCCCACGGCGAAATACAACGATCGGGCACGGGACGTCTTCGCCGAAACCCCCGATACCGCCGTGTTTCTCTACGGCCATACCCATCGAGCCTCGGTCACGGAGATCGAGGATCGGCTCGTGATCAACACGGGGACGTGGCTGAAACGCCTCCGACGGGTCGAGCCGGTTCTCGGCATCCTCCCGTCGGTGTTTTACGCGTCCTATCGGCTCAACTACGTTCGACTGACGGGGGCGGACGACGGGAGTGTCGTCGTGGACTGCGACGTCGTCGACAAGCCGGATCCGGGCGAAGAGACGTTGCTCCAACGGCTGCTCACTCCTGCACCGAACCCGCGCGAGGAGTTTCCGGTTCACAGACGCGTCGATCCGAGTGACGGTACGGATACCGAATCGAGCGCTCGGTCCGCGAACAGTCGCCGAGAGCAATAA
- a CDS encoding gamma carbonic anhydrase family protein, with translation MASNQYAFEGVEPEIDAEAAVSRDATLVGDVSIGANASVWPGAVLRGDVAPVTIGAQSHVGDNAVLHASQAGDRVMVGHGAVLNDATVGDGALVGFNATINSDVTVGAGSVVASGTTVPEGYDIPPESFVRGVPATVTPLAETTLDPAAVFEAHSSGAYTDLAARHDDLFE, from the coding sequence ATGGCGAGCAACCAGTACGCCTTCGAGGGAGTCGAACCCGAGATCGACGCCGAGGCCGCGGTGAGCCGCGATGCGACGCTCGTCGGCGACGTCAGCATCGGAGCGAACGCCAGCGTCTGGCCGGGTGCCGTGCTCCGCGGCGACGTCGCGCCGGTCACGATCGGCGCACAGTCACACGTCGGCGACAACGCCGTTCTCCACGCTTCACAGGCTGGCGACCGCGTGATGGTCGGCCACGGTGCGGTACTCAACGACGCTACCGTCGGCGACGGCGCGCTCGTGGGGTTCAACGCGACGATCAACTCCGATGTCACGGTCGGGGCCGGCAGCGTCGTCGCGAGCGGCACCACGGTGCCGGAGGGGTACGACATCCCACCGGAGTCGTTCGTTCGTGGCGTCCCCGCGACCGTCACGCCGCTGGCCGAGACGACGCTCGACCCGGCGGCCGTCTTCGAAGCTCACTCCTCGGGTGCCTACACCGACCTCGCCGCGCGCCACGACGACCTGTTCGAGTAG
- a CDS encoding DMT family transporter codes for MRYRNFVAFVVLAGLWGTAFMAIKAGLSYFPPVLFAAFRFDLAAVIMLGYAAVATDRLRPQGTKEWLLVAVGGVFIIAGYHALLFIGEQNTTSAVAAVIVSLSPVLTPAFARAFLPSERLSAVGVVGILLGLIGVAVLTRPTPESLLGGDLVPKAFVFAAAVSFALGSVFTERVAASLPAPTMEAWSMVIGAVVLHAASAFSAESLAGVEIAVPGVAALVYLSVGASAIGFLIYFDLLSRLGPVEINLVSYVAPVFAAITGALFLGEVIDAVTVVGFVIIFAGFVLLKRRAIAAELPRLRAALSNE; via the coding sequence ATGCGCTACCGCAATTTCGTCGCGTTCGTCGTTCTCGCAGGGCTGTGGGGCACCGCGTTCATGGCTATCAAGGCCGGACTGTCCTATTTCCCGCCGGTTCTGTTCGCGGCGTTTCGCTTCGATCTCGCCGCCGTCATCATGCTCGGCTACGCGGCCGTCGCGACCGATCGCCTGCGGCCACAGGGTACGAAAGAATGGCTGCTCGTCGCCGTCGGCGGCGTGTTCATCATCGCGGGCTATCACGCGCTGTTGTTCATCGGTGAGCAGAACACCACGAGCGCCGTCGCGGCGGTCATCGTCAGCCTCTCGCCGGTGTTGACGCCGGCGTTCGCCCGTGCGTTCCTCCCGAGCGAGCGCCTCTCGGCGGTCGGTGTCGTCGGTATCCTCCTCGGACTGATCGGCGTCGCCGTTTTGACGCGGCCGACGCCCGAGAGCCTCCTCGGTGGCGATCTCGTCCCGAAGGCGTTCGTCTTCGCGGCGGCCGTCTCCTTCGCGCTCGGCAGCGTCTTCACGGAGCGGGTTGCCGCGTCGCTGCCCGCACCGACGATGGAGGCCTGGTCGATGGTGATCGGTGCCGTCGTGTTACACGCCGCGAGCGCGTTCTCGGCCGAATCGCTCGCGGGCGTCGAGATCGCGGTGCCCGGCGTCGCGGCGCTCGTCTATCTCTCGGTCGGCGCGAGCGCGATCGGCTTTCTCATCTACTTCGATCTACTCTCCCGTCTCGGCCCGGTCGAGATCAACCTCGTCTCCTACGTCGCACCGGTGTTCGCAGCGATTACGGGTGCGCTCTTCCTCGGCGAGGTCATCGACGCCGTCACCGTCGTCGGCTTCGTGATCATCTTCGCCGGGTTCGTCCTCCTGAAACGCCGCGCCATCGCCGCCGAACTCCCACGGCTCCGCGCTGCTCTCTCCAACGAGTGA
- a CDS encoding UPF0175 family protein has product MATDQHSSEDGDSEALATAIGMYALGEWTLGQAAEQADVSRLRMRDVLENLGFEVHLGGPHDVEGAREELRALRNHE; this is encoded by the coding sequence ATGGCCACGGACCAGCACTCGTCGGAGGATGGCGATTCCGAGGCACTTGCGACGGCGATCGGGATGTACGCTCTCGGAGAGTGGACGCTGGGGCAGGCCGCAGAGCAGGCGGACGTTTCCCGGCTTCGAATGCGTGACGTTCTCGAAAACCTCGGCTTCGAAGTCCATCTCGGCGGCCCACACGACGTCGAAGGGGCACGCGAGGAACTCCGGGCGCTGCGGAACCACGAATGA
- a CDS encoding SOS response-associated peptidase, whose protein sequence is MCGRYTLFTPPADIEERFGASFEGSPRPRYNAAPSQSLPVITNDAPETIDTLEWGLIPHWVDDRSDANRPINARAETVAEKRSFRDAYQNRRCLVLADGFYEWQGMNGGKQPYRVTLDSGEPFAMAGLWERWQPPQKQTGLGEFGDGRPDGEADPVETFTIVTTEPNEVVGELHHRMAVVLQEGDERRWLDDGDAELLRPYPDEMTAYPVSTAVNDPSNDHPELVEEVDAAA, encoded by the coding sequence ATGTGCGGACGCTACACCCTCTTCACGCCGCCGGCAGACATCGAGGAGCGCTTCGGCGCGAGCTTCGAGGGATCGCCACGGCCGCGATACAACGCCGCACCGAGCCAGTCGCTGCCGGTGATCACGAACGACGCGCCCGAGACCATCGACACGCTCGAATGGGGGCTGATCCCACATTGGGTCGACGATCGATCGGACGCGAACCGACCGATCAACGCCCGTGCCGAGACCGTCGCCGAGAAGCGGAGCTTTCGGGACGCGTATCAGAACCGGCGCTGTCTCGTACTCGCCGACGGGTTCTACGAGTGGCAAGGGATGAACGGGGGCAAACAGCCCTACCGGGTGACGCTCGACAGCGGGGAGCCGTTCGCGATGGCCGGGCTCTGGGAGCGCTGGCAGCCGCCACAGAAACAGACCGGACTGGGCGAGTTCGGCGATGGCCGGCCCGACGGCGAGGCCGACCCCGTCGAGACGTTCACGATCGTCACGACCGAGCCGAACGAGGTCGTCGGCGAGCTGCACCATCGGATGGCGGTCGTTCTGCAGGAGGGCGACGAACGGCGCTGGCTCGACGACGGTGATGCCGAGCTACTGCGGCCATACCCCGACGAGATGACGGCCTACCCGGTCTCGACGGCCGTCAACGATCCCTCGAATGATCACCCGGAACTCGTCGAGGAGGTCGATGCGGCCGCCTGA
- a CDS encoding fumarylacetoacetate hydrolase family protein, which produces MQLARIRTPDGIVTGEHRDGVVHTDHETHRLDDGDVELLAPCAPSALYCVGRNFATTLDQMDYERPERPDFFIKPPVSVLAPEHEIAYPSFTEEFTYAGELAAVIDEPCSDLAPEEVPDVVRGYTILNDLDALDQDGRTARKAFDGSAPLGPWIETDVDPGSIDMETRINDEVRQEANTERMLFEPHEVVAFLSERFSFSAGDVISFGSPANPGLLEPGDEIVITYEGVGTLRNTVATGE; this is translated from the coding sequence ATGCAACTGGCGCGCATCCGCACGCCCGACGGGATCGTCACCGGCGAGCACCGCGACGGGGTCGTCCATACCGATCACGAGACACACCGCCTCGACGACGGCGACGTCGAACTGCTCGCGCCCTGTGCGCCGTCGGCGCTCTACTGTGTGGGGCGAAACTTCGCGACGACGCTCGACCAGATGGACTACGAGCGCCCGGAGCGCCCGGATTTCTTCATCAAGCCGCCCGTCTCCGTGCTCGCGCCCGAGCACGAGATCGCGTATCCAAGCTTCACCGAGGAGTTCACGTACGCCGGCGAGCTCGCGGCCGTCATCGACGAGCCCTGTAGCGATCTCGCGCCCGAAGAGGTGCCCGATGTGGTGCGCGGCTACACGATCCTGAACGATCTCGACGCGCTCGATCAGGACGGTCGCACGGCACGGAAGGCGTTCGACGGTTCCGCGCCGCTCGGTCCGTGGATCGAGACCGACGTCGATCCCGGCAGCATCGACATGGAGACACGCATCAACGACGAGGTCCGTCAGGAAGCCAACACCGAACGGATGCTGTTCGAGCCACACGAGGTGGTCGCCTTCCTCTCCGAACGGTTCAGTTTCAGCGCGGGCGATGTGATCTCCTTCGGCAGTCCGGCGAACCCCGGGCTGCTTGAACCCGGCGACGAGATCGTCATCACCTACGAGGGCGTCGGAACGCTCCGGAACACCGTCGCGACCGGTGAATGA
- a CDS encoding DsbA family protein, whose product MALRRRAFLASAVAAGALAGCLGSGGTGSADTADGTGGSNENDSGSGSMSPNGSTAIAGTAAPVLDHPAATTLAAQPFLGPAPGTAPATIVAFEDPSCHNCRRFNEDTLPAIESKLVEPGEATFVYRNFPHAFAWGEPAMQALEAAFARGEEPFWALEGHYFATQEEFSEENVLDRTEEFLAAETAVDASAVVADAEAKAFDRAIQRDADAGDAAGVVSTPTFYLFRDGKFLTEVRGAQSYRVFAQALGAE is encoded by the coding sequence ATGGCACTCCGACGGCGGGCGTTTCTCGCGAGCGCCGTGGCGGCGGGTGCGCTCGCCGGCTGTCTCGGCAGCGGGGGCACCGGTTCGGCCGACACAGCGGACGGAACGGGTGGGTCGAACGAGAACGATTCGGGCTCCGGCTCGATGAGTCCCAACGGATCGACGGCCATCGCGGGGACCGCCGCCCCGGTGCTCGACCATCCGGCGGCCACGACGCTCGCCGCCCAGCCGTTTCTCGGCCCCGCACCCGGAACGGCCCCTGCGACGATCGTTGCCTTCGAGGACCCGTCGTGTCACAACTGCCGACGGTTCAACGAGGACACCCTCCCGGCGATCGAATCGAAGCTCGTCGAGCCCGGCGAGGCGACCTTCGTCTATCGGAACTTCCCGCACGCCTTCGCGTGGGGCGAGCCCGCGATGCAGGCGCTCGAAGCCGCGTTCGCCCGCGGCGAGGAGCCGTTCTGGGCGCTCGAAGGCCACTACTTCGCCACGCAGGAGGAGTTCAGTGAGGAGAACGTCCTGGATCGCACGGAGGAGTTCCTCGCGGCCGAAACGGCGGTCGATGCCAGCGCGGTCGTCGCGGACGCCGAAGCGAAGGCATTCGATAGAGCCATCCAGCGCGACGCCGACGCCGGCGATGCTGCGGGCGTTGTGAGCACGCCGACGTTCTACCTCTTTCGCGACGGAAAATTCTTGACCGAAGTACGGGGCGCACAGAGCTATCGGGTGTTCGCACAGGCGTTGGGGGCCGAATGA